A single Candidatus Limnocylindrales bacterium DNA region contains:
- a CDS encoding tetratricopeptide repeat protein, whose amino-acid sequence MKAVGARRDLRSGRRDSAAGHPLPCRRALARRGAALLLAVALLAAPAHASQSQTGASVTVTPAIAERLLRANSSMEDNKLDDALRIVDDLARVRKLEPADIAQIHRFRGYILLSKGTTEAAAQEFEKSLAQDALDPAARQGLMYSLAQIHTQSGQYAQALELIDRWFAAAEDPKPEAYFLKAMILVQQEKYAEARVPAQEAIGRMGQPRESWLQLMAAIQFELQDYAGVAATLERLVALSPQTKRYWIQLATIENTLGRGGDAVATMGLAHTARLLDEDREYRQLARFFFAHDLPYRCAQTMEEGMTAGVVHGDGEAYELLANCLIAARETDRALAPLAKAGDLLPSGQSLLLLGQLHLQRDRFELAREALAKALAKAPDEQRGSIELLVGIAQLGANRFEEAERAFRSASADQKTRAAAETYLNHLEQKRMRAQQEASQGVNLASVN is encoded by the coding sequence ATGAAAGCAGTTGGCGCCAGGCGCGATCTTCGCAGCGGGCGGCGAGACAGCGCCGCCGGACATCCCCTTCCTTGCCGCCGCGCACTCGCGCGGCGCGGCGCTGCGTTGCTTCTTGCTGTGGCGCTGCTCGCGGCGCCTGCACACGCTTCCCAGAGCCAGACAGGCGCTTCGGTCACGGTCACACCTGCCATCGCCGAACGTCTGCTCCGCGCCAACTCCTCCATGGAGGACAACAAGCTCGACGACGCACTGCGCATCGTCGACGACCTGGCCAGGGTTCGAAAGCTCGAGCCGGCGGACATCGCGCAGATCCATCGCTTCCGCGGCTACATCCTGCTCTCCAAGGGCACTACGGAGGCGGCCGCGCAGGAGTTCGAGAAGTCGCTGGCGCAGGACGCGCTCGATCCGGCGGCGCGGCAGGGACTGATGTACTCGCTGGCTCAGATCCACACGCAGAGTGGCCAGTACGCGCAGGCACTCGAGCTGATCGACCGCTGGTTCGCGGCTGCGGAGGATCCCAAGCCGGAAGCCTACTTCCTCAAGGCGATGATCCTCGTGCAGCAGGAGAAGTACGCTGAGGCGCGCGTGCCGGCGCAGGAGGCCATCGGCAGAATGGGCCAGCCGCGCGAGAGCTGGCTGCAGCTGATGGCGGCGATCCAGTTCGAGCTCCAGGACTACGCCGGCGTCGCGGCCACGCTCGAGCGCCTGGTGGCGCTGTCACCGCAGACCAAGCGCTACTGGATTCAGCTTGCCACCATCGAGAACACGCTCGGGCGCGGCGGCGACGCGGTGGCCACGATGGGCCTGGCCCACACCGCGCGCCTGCTCGACGAGGACCGCGAATATCGCCAGCTTGCGCGCTTCTTCTTCGCGCACGACCTTCCCTACCGCTGCGCGCAGACGATGGAGGAAGGGATGACGGCCGGCGTCGTCCACGGCGACGGCGAGGCCTACGAGCTGCTCGCCAACTGCCTGATCGCCGCGCGCGAGACCGATCGCGCCCTGGCACCGCTGGCCAAGGCTGGAGACCTGCTGCCGAGCGGGCAGAGCCTGCTGCTGCTCGGTCAGCTCCATCTCCAGCGCGACCGCTTCGAGCTGGCACGCGAAGCCTTGGCAAAGGCGCTCGCGAAAGCGCCGGACGAGCAGCGCGGTTCCATCGAGCTCCTGGTGGGAATCGCGCAGCTCGGCGCCAACCGCTTCGAGGAAGCGGAGCGTGCGTTCCGATCGGCCTCGGCGGATCAGAAGACGCGGGCGGCGGCTGAGACATATCTCAATCATCTCGAGCAGAAGCGGATGCGGGCGCAGCAGGAGGCGTCGCAGGGGGTGAACCTGGCTAGCGTGAATTAG
- a CDS encoding energy transducer TonB, translated as MSMLRFPVAFVLATFLTASMFGFLGRMTRTRTEAAETVHLAKVEFVRLRREVEVEEKKREKPQRAKPEQVPVVPTMAVAEQKGVDLGLDVRAIAAGIGAEFGSAGGGGGDGRGIPGGLAFGGGMSDRGALPLVRVEPQYPPQAARRGLEGWVQLRFTISTAGSVKDVAVVKSSNSIFERAAAAAVAKWKYEPQMRSGQTVETPGIEVVLRFKLDA; from the coding sequence ATGTCGATGCTCCGCTTCCCCGTTGCGTTCGTGCTGGCCACGTTCCTGACCGCGAGCATGTTCGGCTTTCTCGGCCGCATGACCAGGACGCGCACCGAGGCGGCCGAGACCGTGCATCTCGCCAAGGTCGAGTTCGTACGGCTGCGCCGCGAAGTCGAGGTCGAAGAGAAGAAGCGCGAGAAGCCTCAGCGCGCAAAGCCCGAGCAGGTGCCGGTCGTGCCGACGATGGCGGTGGCCGAGCAGAAGGGCGTCGACCTGGGCCTTGACGTCCGGGCGATAGCCGCCGGCATCGGGGCCGAGTTCGGATCTGCCGGCGGTGGCGGCGGCGACGGCCGAGGCATTCCCGGCGGCCTCGCCTTCGGCGGCGGCATGAGCGATCGCGGCGCGCTGCCGCTGGTGCGCGTAGAGCCGCAGTATCCCCCGCAGGCGGCGCGGCGCGGCCTCGAAGGCTGGGTGCAGCTTCGCTTCACCATCTCGACGGCGGGCTCCGTCAAAGACGTCGCCGTCGTCAAGTCGAGCAACTCGATCTTCGAACGCGCGGCCGCCGCGGCCGTTGCCAAATGGAAATACGAGCCGCAGATGCGATCGGGACAGACGGTGGAAACGCCGGGCATCGAGGTCGTGCTGCGGTTCAAGCTGGACGCGTGA
- a CDS encoding biopolymer transporter ExbD: MLGRRHASHEGEEHGIDLAPMLDFVLNLLIFFIITTSFVREAGVTVSRPQAQTAVHEESGNILVAIRPNGEIWMDRRQVDMREIRPTIERLHLERPEDSVIVIADKSARAGLLAQVMDEVKLGGVKKVAIGASGPESK, translated from the coding sequence ATGCTCGGTCGCAGACATGCGTCGCACGAGGGCGAGGAGCACGGCATCGACCTGGCGCCGATGCTCGACTTCGTCCTGAACCTCCTGATCTTCTTCATCATCACGACCTCGTTCGTGCGCGAGGCGGGCGTCACCGTGTCGCGCCCGCAAGCGCAGACGGCCGTGCACGAGGAGTCGGGCAACATCCTGGTTGCCATCCGGCCCAACGGTGAGATCTGGATGGATCGCCGCCAGGTCGACATGCGCGAGATCCGTCCGACCATCGAGCGACTGCACCTGGAACGTCCCGAGGACTCGGTGATCGTGATCGCCGACAAGAGTGCCAGGGCAGGCCTGCTCGCGCAGGTGATGGACGAGGTGAAGCTCGGCGGCGTCAAGAAGGTCGCCATCGGCGCCTCCGGGCCCGAGTCGAAGTAG